One Homo sapiens chromosome 3, GRCh38.p14 Primary Assembly genomic window carries:
- the MST1R gene encoding macrophage-stimulating protein receptor isoform X5, translating into MELLPPLPQSFLLLLLLPAKPAAGEDWQCPRTPYAASRDFDVKYVVPSFSAGGLVQAMVTYEGDRNESAVFVAIRNRLHVLGPDLKSVQSLATGPAGDPGCQTCAACGPGPHGPPGDTDTKVLVLDPALPALVSCGSSLQGRCFLHDLEPQGTAVHLAAPACLFSAHHNRPDDCPDCVASPLGTRVTVVEQGQASYFYVASSLDAAVAASFSPRSVSIRRLKADASGFAPGFVALSVLPKHLVSYSIEYVHSFHTGAFVYFLTVQPASVTDDPSALHTRLARLSATEPELGDYRELVLDCRFAPKRRRRGAPEGGQPYPVLRVAHSAPVGAQLATELSIAEGQEVLFGVFVTGKDGGPGVGPNSVVCAFPIDLLDTLIDEGVERCCESPVHPGLRRGLDFFQSPSFCPNPPGLEALSPNTSCRHFPLLVSSSFSRVDLFNGLLGPVQVTALYVTRLDNVTVAHMGTMDGRILQVELVRSLNYLLYVSNFSLGDSGQPVQRDVSRLGDHLLFASGDQVFQVPIQGPGCRHFLTCGRCLRAWHFMGCGWCGNMCGQQKECPGSWQQDHCPPKLTEFHPHSGPLRGSTRLTLCGSNFYLHPSGLVPEGTHQVTVGQSPCRPLPKDSSKLRPVPRKDFVEEFECELEPLGTQAVGPTNVSLTVTNMPPGKHFRVDGTSVLRGFSFMEPVLIAVQPLFGPRAGGTCLTLEGQSLSVGTSRAVLVNGTECLLARVSEGQLLCATPPGATVASVPLSLQVGGAQVPGSWTFQYREDPVVLSISPNCGYINSHITICGQHLTSAWHLVLSFHDGLRAVESRQCERQLPEQQLCRLPEYVVRDPQGWVAGNLSARGDGAAGFTLPGFRFLPPPHPPSANLVPLKPEEHAIKFEYIGLGAVADCVGINVTVGGESCQHEFRGDMVVCPLPPSLQLGQDGAPLQVCVDGECHILGRVVRPGPDGVPQSTLLGILLPLLLLVAALATALVFSYWWRRKQLVLPPNLNDLASLDQTAGATPLPILYSGSDYRSGLGHFGVVYHGEYIDQAQNRIQCAIKSLSRITEMQQVEAFLREGLLMRGLNHPNVLALIGIMLPPEGLPHVLLPYMCHGDLLQFIRSPQRNPTVKDLISFGLQVARGMEYLAEQKFVHRDLAARNCMLDESFTVKVADFGLARDILDREYYSVQQHRHARLPVKWMALESLQTYRFTTKSDVWSFGVLLWELLTRGAPPYRHIDPFDLTHFLAQGRRLPQPEYCPDSLYQVMQQCWEADPAVRPTFRVLVGEVEQIVSALLGDHYVQLPATYMNLGPSTSHEMNVRPEQPQFSPMPGNVRRPRPLSEPPRPT; encoded by the exons ATGGAGCTCCTCCCGCCGCTGCCTCAGTCcttcctgttgctgctgctgttgcctgCCAAGCCCGCGGCGGGCGAGGACTGGCAGTGCCCGCGCACCCCCTACGCGGCCTCTCGCGACTTTGACGTGAAGTACGTGGTGCCCAGCTTCTCCGCCGGAGGCCTGGTACAGGCCATGGTGACCTACGAGGGCGACAGAAATGAGAGTGCTGTGTTTGTAGCCATACGCAATCGCCTGCATGTGCTTGGGCCTGACCTGAAGTCTGTCCAGAGCCTGGCCACGGGCCCTGCTGGAGACCCTGGCTGCCAGACGTGTGCAGCCTGTGGCCCAGGACCCCACGGCCCTCCCGGTGACACAGACACAAAGGTGCTGGTGCTGGATCCCGCGCTGCCTGCGCTGGTCAGTTGTGGCTCCAGCCTGCAGGGCCGCTGCTTCCTGCATGACCTAGAGCCCCAAGGGACAGCCGTGCATCTGGCAGCGCCAGCCTGCCTCTTCTCAGCCCACCATAACCGGCCCGATGACTGCCCCGACTGTGTGGCCAGCCCATTGGGCACCCGTGTAACTGTGGTTGAGCAAGGCCAGGCCTCCTATTTCTACGTGGCATCCTCACTGGACGCAGCCGTGGCTGCCAGCTTCAGCCCACGCTCAGTGTCTATCAGGCGTCTCAAGGCTGACGCCTCGGGATTCGCACCGGGCTTTGTGGCGTTGTCAGTGCTGCCCAAGCATCTTGTCTCCTACAGTATTGAATACGTGCACAGCTTCCACACGGGAGCCTTCGTATACTTCCTGACTGTACAGCCGGCCAGCGTGACAGATGATCCTAGTGCCCTGCACACACGCCTGGCACGGCTTAGCGCCACTGAGCCAGAGTTGGGTGACTATCGGGAGCTGGTCCTCGACTGCAGATTTGCTCCAAAACGCAGGCGCCGGGGGGCCCCAGAAGGCGGACAGCCCTACCCTGTGCTGCGGGTGGCCCACTCCGCTCCAGTGGGTGCCCAACTTGCCACTGAGCTGAGCATCGCCGAGGGCCAGGAAGTACTATTTGGGGTCTTTGTGACTGGCAAGGATGGTGGTCCTGGCGTGGGCCCCAACTCTGTCGTCTGTGCCTTCCCCATTGACCTGCTGGACACACTAATTGATGAGGGTGTGGAGCGCTGTTGTGAATCCCCAGTCCATCCAGGCCTCCGGCGAGGCCTCGACTTCTTCCAGTCGCCCAGTTTTTGCCCCAACCCG CCTGGCCTGGAAGCCCTCAGCCCCAACACCAGCTGCCGCCACTTCCCTCTGCTGGTCAGTAGCAGCTTCTCACGTGTGGACCTATTCAATGGGCTGTTGGGACCAGTACAGGTCACTGCATTGTATGTGACACGCCTTGACAACGTCACAGTGGCACACATGGGCACAATGGATGGGCGTATCCTGCAG GTGGAGCTGGTCAGGTCACTAAACTACTTGCTGTATGTGTCCAACTTCTCACTGGGTGACAGTGGGCAGCCCGTGCAGCGGGATGTCAGTCGTCTTGGGGACCACCTACTCTTTGCCTCTGGGGACCAG GTTTTCCAGGTACCTATCCAAGGCCCTGGCTGCCGCCACTTCCTGACCTGTGGGCGTTGCCTAAGGGCATGGCATTTCATGGGCTGTGGCTGGTGTGGGAACATGTGCGGCCAGCAGAAGGAGTGTCCTGGCTCCTGGCAACAGGACCACTGCCCACCTAAGCTTACTGAG TTCCACCCCCACAGTGGACCTCTAAGGGGCAGTACAAGGCTGACCCTGTGTGGCTCCAACTTCTACCTTCACCCTTCTGGTCTGGTGCCTGAGGGAACCCATCAGGTCACTGTGGGCCAAAGTCCCTGCCGGCCACTGCCCAAGGACAGCTCAAAACTCAG ACCAGTGCCCCGGAAAGACTTTGTAGAGGAGTTTGAGTGTGAACTGGAGCCCTTGGGCACCCAGGCAGTGGGGCCTACCAACGTCAGCCTCACCGTGACTAACATGCCACCGGGCAAGCACTTCCGGGTAGACGGCACCTCCGTGCTGAGAGGCTTCTCTTTCATG GAGCCAGTGCTGATAGCAGTGCAACCCCTCTTTGGCCCACGGGCAGGAGGCACCTGTCTCACTCTTGAAGGCCAGAGTCTGTCTGTAGGCACCAGCCGGGCTGTGCTGGTCAATGGGACTGAGTGTCTGCTAGCACG GGTCAGTGAGGGGCAGCTTTTATGTGCCACACCCCCTGGGGCCACGGTGGCCAGTGTCCCCCTTAGCCTGCAGGTGGGGGGTGCCCAGGTACCTGGTTCCTGGACCTTCCAGTACAGAGAAGACCCTGTCGTGCTAAGCATCAGCCCCAACTGTGGCTACAT CAACTCCCACATCACCATCTGTGGCCAGCATCTAACTTCAGCATGGCACTTAGTGCTGTCATTCCATGACGGGCTTAGGGCAGTGGAAAGCAGG CAGTGTGAGAGGCAGCTTCCAGAGCAGCAGCTGTGCCGCCTTCCTGAATATGTGGTCCGAGACCCCCAGGGATGGGTGGCAGGGAATCTGAGTGCCCGAGGGGATGGAGCTGCTGGCTTTACACTGCCTGGCTTTCGCTtcctacccccaccccatccaCCCAGTGCCAACCTAGTTCCACTGAAGCCTGAGGAGCATGCCATTAAGTTTGAG TATAttgggctgggcgctgtggctgaCTGTGTGGGTATCAACGTGACCGTGGGTGGTGAGAGCTGCCAGCACGAGTTCCGGGGGGACATGGTTGtctgccccctgcccccatccctgcAGCTTGGCCAGGATGGTGCCCCATTGCAG GTCTGCGTAGATGGTGAATGTCATATCCTGGGTAGAGTGGTGCGGCCAGGGCCAGATGGGGTCCCACAGAGCACGCTCCTTGGTATCCTGCTGCCTTTGCTGCTGCTTGTGGCTGCACTGGCGACTGCACTGGTCTTCAGCTACTGGTGGCGGAGGAAGCAGCTAG TTCTTCCTCCCAACCTGAATGACCTGGCATCCCTGGACCAGACTGCTGGAGCCACACCCCTGCCTATTCTGTACTCGGGCTCTGACTACAGAAGTGGCCTTG GCCACTTTGGAGTTGTCTACCACGGAGAATACATAGACCAGGCCCAGAATCGAATCCAATGTGCCATCAAGTCACTAAGTC GCATCACAGAGATGCAGCAGGTGGAGGCCTTCCTGCGAGAGGGGCTGCTCATGCGTGGCCTGAACCACCCGAATGTGCTGGCTCTCATTGGTATCATGTTGCCACCTGAGGGCCTGCCCCATGTGCTGCTGCCCTATATGTGCCACGGTGACCTGCTCCAGTTCATCCGCTCACCTCAGCGG AACCCCACCGTGAAGGACCTCATCAGCTTTGGCCTGCAGGTAGCCCGCGGCATGGAGTACCTGGCAGAGCAGAAGTTTGTGCACAGGGACCTGGCTGCGCGGAACTGCAT GCTGGACGAGTCATTCACAGTCAAGGTGGCTGACTTTGGTTTGGCCCGCGACATCCTGGACAGGGAGTACTATAGTGTTCAACAGCATCGCCACGCTCGCCTACCTGTGAAGTGGATGGCGCTGGAGAGCCTGCAGACCTATAGATTTACCACCAAGTCTGATGTG TGGTCATTTGGTGTGCTGCTGTGGGAACTGCTGACACGGGGTGCCCCACCATACCGCCACATTGACCCTTTTGACCTTACCCACTTCCTGGCCCAGGGTCGGCGCCTGCCCCAGCCTGAGTATTGCCCTGATTCTCT
- the MST1R gene encoding macrophage-stimulating protein receptor isoform X1 codes for MELLPPLPQSFLLLLLLPAKPAAGEDWQCPRTPYAASRDFDVKYVVPSFSAGGLVQAMVTYEGDRNESAVFVAIRNRLHVLGPDLKSVQSLATGPAGDPGCQTCAACGPGPHGPPGDTDTKVLVLDPALPALVSCGSSLQGRCFLHDLEPQGTAVHLAAPACLFSAHHNRPDDCPDCVASPLGTRVTVVEQGQASYFYVASSLDAAVAASFSPRSVSIRRLKADASGFAPGFVALSVLPKHLVSYSIEYVHSFHTGAFVYFLTVQPASVTDDPSALHTRLARLSATEPELGDYRELVLDCRFAPKRRRRGAPEGGQPYPVLRVAHSAPVGAQLATELSIAEGQEVLFGVFVTGKDGGPGVGPNSVVCAFPIDLLDTLIDEGVERCCESPVHPGLRRGLDFFQSPSFCPNPPGLEALSPNTSCRHFPLLVSSSFSRVDLFNGLLGPVQVTALYVTRLDNVTVAHMGTMDGRILQVELVRSLNYLLYVSNFSLGDSGQPVQRDVSRLGDHLLFASGDQVFQVPIQGPGCRHFLTCGRCLRAWHFMGCGWCGNMCGQQKECPGSWQQDHCPPKLTEFHPHSGPLRGSTRLTLCGSNFYLHPSGLVPEGTHQVTVGQSPCRPLPKDSSKLRPVPRKDFVEEFECELEPLGTQAVGPTNVSLTVTNMPPGKHFRVDGTSVLRGFSFMEPVLIAVQPLFGPRAGGTCLTLEGQSLSVGTSRAVLVNGTECLLARVSEGQLLCATPPGATVASVPLSLQVGGAQVPGSWTFQYREDPVVLSISPNCGYINSHITICGQHLTSAWHLVLSFHDGLRAVESRQCERQLPEQQLCRLPEYVVRDPQGWVAGNLSARGDGAAGFTLPGFRFLPPPHPPSANLVPLKPEEHAIKFEYIGLGAVADCVGINVTVGGESCQHEFRGDMVVCPLPPSLQLGQDGAPLQVCVDGECHILGRVVRPGPDGVPQSTLLGILLPLLLLVAALATALVFSYWWRRKQLVLPPNLNDLASLDQTAGATPLPILYSGSDYRSGLALPAIDGLDSTTCVHGASFSDSEDESCVPLLRKESIQLRDLDSALLAEVKDVLIPHERVVTHSDRVIGKGHFGVVYHGEYIDQAQNRIQCAIKSLSRITEMQQVEAFLREGLLMRGLNHPNVLALIGIMLPPEGLPHVLLPYMCHGDLLQFIRSPQRNPTVKDLISFGLQVARGMEYLAEQKFVHRDLAARNCMLDESFTVKVADFGLARDILDREYYSVQQHRHARLPVKWMALESLQTYRFTTKSDVWSFGVLLWELLTRGAPPYRHIDPFDLTHFLAQGRRLPQPEYCPDSLYQVMQQCWEADPAVRPTFRVLVGEVEQIVSALLGDHYVQLPATYMNLGPSTSHEMNVRPEQPQFSPMPGNVRRPRPLSEPPRPT; via the exons ATGGAGCTCCTCCCGCCGCTGCCTCAGTCcttcctgttgctgctgctgttgcctgCCAAGCCCGCGGCGGGCGAGGACTGGCAGTGCCCGCGCACCCCCTACGCGGCCTCTCGCGACTTTGACGTGAAGTACGTGGTGCCCAGCTTCTCCGCCGGAGGCCTGGTACAGGCCATGGTGACCTACGAGGGCGACAGAAATGAGAGTGCTGTGTTTGTAGCCATACGCAATCGCCTGCATGTGCTTGGGCCTGACCTGAAGTCTGTCCAGAGCCTGGCCACGGGCCCTGCTGGAGACCCTGGCTGCCAGACGTGTGCAGCCTGTGGCCCAGGACCCCACGGCCCTCCCGGTGACACAGACACAAAGGTGCTGGTGCTGGATCCCGCGCTGCCTGCGCTGGTCAGTTGTGGCTCCAGCCTGCAGGGCCGCTGCTTCCTGCATGACCTAGAGCCCCAAGGGACAGCCGTGCATCTGGCAGCGCCAGCCTGCCTCTTCTCAGCCCACCATAACCGGCCCGATGACTGCCCCGACTGTGTGGCCAGCCCATTGGGCACCCGTGTAACTGTGGTTGAGCAAGGCCAGGCCTCCTATTTCTACGTGGCATCCTCACTGGACGCAGCCGTGGCTGCCAGCTTCAGCCCACGCTCAGTGTCTATCAGGCGTCTCAAGGCTGACGCCTCGGGATTCGCACCGGGCTTTGTGGCGTTGTCAGTGCTGCCCAAGCATCTTGTCTCCTACAGTATTGAATACGTGCACAGCTTCCACACGGGAGCCTTCGTATACTTCCTGACTGTACAGCCGGCCAGCGTGACAGATGATCCTAGTGCCCTGCACACACGCCTGGCACGGCTTAGCGCCACTGAGCCAGAGTTGGGTGACTATCGGGAGCTGGTCCTCGACTGCAGATTTGCTCCAAAACGCAGGCGCCGGGGGGCCCCAGAAGGCGGACAGCCCTACCCTGTGCTGCGGGTGGCCCACTCCGCTCCAGTGGGTGCCCAACTTGCCACTGAGCTGAGCATCGCCGAGGGCCAGGAAGTACTATTTGGGGTCTTTGTGACTGGCAAGGATGGTGGTCCTGGCGTGGGCCCCAACTCTGTCGTCTGTGCCTTCCCCATTGACCTGCTGGACACACTAATTGATGAGGGTGTGGAGCGCTGTTGTGAATCCCCAGTCCATCCAGGCCTCCGGCGAGGCCTCGACTTCTTCCAGTCGCCCAGTTTTTGCCCCAACCCG CCTGGCCTGGAAGCCCTCAGCCCCAACACCAGCTGCCGCCACTTCCCTCTGCTGGTCAGTAGCAGCTTCTCACGTGTGGACCTATTCAATGGGCTGTTGGGACCAGTACAGGTCACTGCATTGTATGTGACACGCCTTGACAACGTCACAGTGGCACACATGGGCACAATGGATGGGCGTATCCTGCAG GTGGAGCTGGTCAGGTCACTAAACTACTTGCTGTATGTGTCCAACTTCTCACTGGGTGACAGTGGGCAGCCCGTGCAGCGGGATGTCAGTCGTCTTGGGGACCACCTACTCTTTGCCTCTGGGGACCAG GTTTTCCAGGTACCTATCCAAGGCCCTGGCTGCCGCCACTTCCTGACCTGTGGGCGTTGCCTAAGGGCATGGCATTTCATGGGCTGTGGCTGGTGTGGGAACATGTGCGGCCAGCAGAAGGAGTGTCCTGGCTCCTGGCAACAGGACCACTGCCCACCTAAGCTTACTGAG TTCCACCCCCACAGTGGACCTCTAAGGGGCAGTACAAGGCTGACCCTGTGTGGCTCCAACTTCTACCTTCACCCTTCTGGTCTGGTGCCTGAGGGAACCCATCAGGTCACTGTGGGCCAAAGTCCCTGCCGGCCACTGCCCAAGGACAGCTCAAAACTCAG ACCAGTGCCCCGGAAAGACTTTGTAGAGGAGTTTGAGTGTGAACTGGAGCCCTTGGGCACCCAGGCAGTGGGGCCTACCAACGTCAGCCTCACCGTGACTAACATGCCACCGGGCAAGCACTTCCGGGTAGACGGCACCTCCGTGCTGAGAGGCTTCTCTTTCATG GAGCCAGTGCTGATAGCAGTGCAACCCCTCTTTGGCCCACGGGCAGGAGGCACCTGTCTCACTCTTGAAGGCCAGAGTCTGTCTGTAGGCACCAGCCGGGCTGTGCTGGTCAATGGGACTGAGTGTCTGCTAGCACG GGTCAGTGAGGGGCAGCTTTTATGTGCCACACCCCCTGGGGCCACGGTGGCCAGTGTCCCCCTTAGCCTGCAGGTGGGGGGTGCCCAGGTACCTGGTTCCTGGACCTTCCAGTACAGAGAAGACCCTGTCGTGCTAAGCATCAGCCCCAACTGTGGCTACAT CAACTCCCACATCACCATCTGTGGCCAGCATCTAACTTCAGCATGGCACTTAGTGCTGTCATTCCATGACGGGCTTAGGGCAGTGGAAAGCAGG CAGTGTGAGAGGCAGCTTCCAGAGCAGCAGCTGTGCCGCCTTCCTGAATATGTGGTCCGAGACCCCCAGGGATGGGTGGCAGGGAATCTGAGTGCCCGAGGGGATGGAGCTGCTGGCTTTACACTGCCTGGCTTTCGCTtcctacccccaccccatccaCCCAGTGCCAACCTAGTTCCACTGAAGCCTGAGGAGCATGCCATTAAGTTTGAG TATAttgggctgggcgctgtggctgaCTGTGTGGGTATCAACGTGACCGTGGGTGGTGAGAGCTGCCAGCACGAGTTCCGGGGGGACATGGTTGtctgccccctgcccccatccctgcAGCTTGGCCAGGATGGTGCCCCATTGCAG GTCTGCGTAGATGGTGAATGTCATATCCTGGGTAGAGTGGTGCGGCCAGGGCCAGATGGGGTCCCACAGAGCACGCTCCTTGGTATCCTGCTGCCTTTGCTGCTGCTTGTGGCTGCACTGGCGACTGCACTGGTCTTCAGCTACTGGTGGCGGAGGAAGCAGCTAG TTCTTCCTCCCAACCTGAATGACCTGGCATCCCTGGACCAGACTGCTGGAGCCACACCCCTGCCTATTCTGTACTCGGGCTCTGACTACAGAAGTGGCCTTG CACTCCCTGCCATTGATGGTCTGGATTCCACCACTTGTGTCCATGGAGCATCCTTCTCCGATAGTGAAGATGAATCCTGTGTGCCACTGCTGCGGAAAGAGTCCATCCAGCTAAGGGACCTGGACTCTGCGCTCTTGGCTGAGGTCAAGGATGTGCTGATTCCCCATGAGCGGGTGGTCACCCACAGTGACCGAGTCATTGGCAAAG GCCACTTTGGAGTTGTCTACCACGGAGAATACATAGACCAGGCCCAGAATCGAATCCAATGTGCCATCAAGTCACTAAGTC GCATCACAGAGATGCAGCAGGTGGAGGCCTTCCTGCGAGAGGGGCTGCTCATGCGTGGCCTGAACCACCCGAATGTGCTGGCTCTCATTGGTATCATGTTGCCACCTGAGGGCCTGCCCCATGTGCTGCTGCCCTATATGTGCCACGGTGACCTGCTCCAGTTCATCCGCTCACCTCAGCGG AACCCCACCGTGAAGGACCTCATCAGCTTTGGCCTGCAGGTAGCCCGCGGCATGGAGTACCTGGCAGAGCAGAAGTTTGTGCACAGGGACCTGGCTGCGCGGAACTGCAT GCTGGACGAGTCATTCACAGTCAAGGTGGCTGACTTTGGTTTGGCCCGCGACATCCTGGACAGGGAGTACTATAGTGTTCAACAGCATCGCCACGCTCGCCTACCTGTGAAGTGGATGGCGCTGGAGAGCCTGCAGACCTATAGATTTACCACCAAGTCTGATGTG TGGTCATTTGGTGTGCTGCTGTGGGAACTGCTGACACGGGGTGCCCCACCATACCGCCACATTGACCCTTTTGACCTTACCCACTTCCTGGCCCAGGGTCGGCGCCTGCCCCAGCCTGAGTATTGCCCTGATTCTCT